One Scomber scombrus chromosome 23, fScoSco1.1, whole genome shotgun sequence genomic window, AGATGGTGTATTACAAGGTTGACACACCTTCTATGTCATTACAGATGACCAGGGTCAAAGTATTTCAAAGAAGGAATGTGTGCCATTGGTTGAGGAACAAAAAAAGATATGAGATTCTGCAAATTcaattattaatttcataatGTTTTATGGTAAAAGCAGTACAGCTGTTACAATTAATGATTATCTGTGTTTCttaatgtgtttgtaatttTCTTGACTGTGATGAAGTTATGTTACCAACATAAAATGTTATCCTTGCAGAATTGTAATTGAAACAAATTGTTATATCATAGAGATTTTCCAATTCCAAATTAACTTCAAAtatttcagaagaaaaacagaagttcCTATTCCTAAAAAAATCGGTTGCTTTATGTACAGTGGGAAAGTAGTGACATAGTCATAAACTGGCATTTTATTGCTGGATATTGTACAAACAGTCCACAGTGGAACCATTGTGCAGCTTGTTAATGTTTTACCTGCTTTATTGCAGCACAGTGTCTTTTGAAAGAAATACCCAACGGTTACAGGAAACCACGGGAGAGACAGCTATgaataaaattattaaaaacacaacaaaaataatcaaattaattgaCGTGAAGCAGAATTAAATATAAAcggacaaaaaaacatacagaataCAGTTTCAGTGCAGTGATTCAATGTCCCAAACTggaaacaaaaaggaaacaatgaaGCACAGGAGGCTTTTAAATTTAGATTTGAAACATTATTGCACATTTAAGATTATCAGGAAGTTGGTTTCTTTCATGCAGGTCTTGGACTGGACCGGACCAGATTGGATGTTCCTACTTGTACACTCAGTGTAGTTGGTATTGTTGTTATGATTTAAGGTATTATAGCTGGtttcattaaattattttacagaACCCAATGATGCTTCACCTGAAGGAGATGCTGTCTAAATGTGGACTCACAGccttcagtgtttcagttttcCGTCATGCTGTTGTCCTGCTACTCCTGACTGACTGCTGTGGAGGtaactgacacacaaacacaacagaaataacCTGGTTTATGttataaggtaaaaaaaaaatgtaaataaatacatcagtacAGTGTGACAAATGATGAAACATTGAGACATTTCATTAAAGCTCTCAAAAGTGGAACGctctgataatgaaaatacagtTGCTTCGTTCCAGATCTGAATAAAGACTCTACTGTTGAGCTTGTTGTTAGTAAGTGTGCAACTGTGTTTAACTGCCCATAACTACTGCATGCTTCATATCTTTACTGCTTTTTACATGAATGAGTACACAGATCTGTATTACAGCAGCAACTTTAGTGGTATTGGGTTCTCTGAATACATTGCTTGTCTTCAGATTGGAATTaaatgggtttttaaaaaaatagtcaGTCATGCATCTTATAAGGTTTTACAAAATATATGCTCTACTTAAAAGTTCCCTTATCAGTTTCTGACCTCTAGTGGTAATATGGAGCACTGTTTCATCAGTGGATCCCTGTTTTGTGTTCTTCATGCATTCATATGTGCACCCAGATAACAAGATGCAGAGTCCTGCCAATGTTCACTGTTGATCTACAGGTGACAATGTTCCATTAAAGACAGCAAAGTAGACTACAAGATAGTGAAAATGGATGtaaataataaaggaataaaatattttaaatacttaaaatagGAAAACCGTGAGAAAAGGTCCGTCAGTAGGTTTAGTTAGCCATCTACATAAAACAAGTTGTGCAGTTTGATAGTCACTATGAGATGGACGATTGTGACAAAAGCCATTTAACATTTGCAGTTGCAGTGGCTTTTGCAGTGAATGAGCAGTATACCAAGATACAACAAAGTTTAATAATTAATACTGAACAAAATACACTGATTAAACCCCAACGTGACTTACATAATGTAAGAATGAATGCAATCGACATTTATAGTTAAGTTATATTCagttgaaatgttgtttttccagGTAAAAACTCTAGTgggataaaaacactgaatgttaaatgttgtttagACCTCCCAGCAGCTGTGTCTGAGGATCTTATTTCTTTGATACTGGTGGACACTACTGTGAAGATGTTTTTGGTCTCTTGAGTTACAGAGGTAAATGTTATTAAACTATTTGCTTGTAACATACTAAGTGCAAGTTCTTCACTGGCATTCCTCATAAGGTGAAAATCtcattaaatacagtaaatataaaatagaGGGGTGTTTTATAAGCTGCAGTCCTACTCAAAGTTCAGTAAAGAACATAAGGCCTTTTCCTCTAATGAGTGGCGCTGCAagggattttggcccccatgaAAAGGTATCACATTGGACCCCACCACCAGGCACAGGCCGCACCAATCATGCACAattgctgtaaccacacctccAGAACCTATCTGACCCATTCAAAACCTTTAATTACTGTAACTGTGCAGGCTTTTTTTAACTAAGAATACTACCAGTTCTTATCACTGAAAAGGATTCAAtcaattttagtttttgttgtaaGCATAATAAAACGTATTTCCTACAGAGCCCTTACAGTTATGTTATGTGACATGTCATTCAACACAATAcagctctcttcctccttcagttAGCAGTAAGGTAGAGCTGGTTCATTAATATGGGTgagtggtgatgatggtggtggtggtggggtggtgCTTCGGGGGCTGTTGAACCTAAAGATGCATTTGTTGGTCCTGGCACCAAAGCAGGGAAAACTGATTTAGTATGAACAGCTGCTTATCTGCATTaattaaatgtcagataaaaGAAATGCAATCACTCATAATTGTCTGTGAAGATATTGACAGTGACTAATATTAGATGAGCAAAGGTAACATTGATGTGATCACATTGTTCGCTGGCAGCAAAAGCAGCGGCTTGGCTCTCTCACGTCTGTGTGGTTATGTTTGTATTCTTCCATAATGAAAATTTGCATTGATGttaataatacacattttgaaatattcagttttatggAGACGAAAATTCAAAATTTTGGTGAGAAAcacaaagggttagggttaactgTTTCATGTTACAAAAACCTCAGTGACTTTAAGTTGTATTGTACTGTTACAGCAAggacttattttattttttttaattatttttaaacaacagtcaaacacaataaaaagtcaataaaaaagatgaaaaagattaaaaacagtgagggaaAAAGCCTTTATTTTCAATGAGACAATAAAATTAGCACTGAAGAATATAAAAACTATATTGTCATACAATATCCTCAAAACAGCACCACTGTATTCAAAAcctacaaaaaaacactttataatttacagttaaatgtTATGATTGTATCTTAATGGTTGGTGAATATACTTCAGACTTTAGTTTGCATCTTTGTTCTTTcagtttcaaatcttttttctcttcatattgttctcctcttccttttatTCTTCCTATTCTTCTGTTGTTTTGATCATACTCTGTGTCATATTTAATagtttctctgtgttcagtACAAGTTTATCAAGTACTTTCACTCTTTTTTGCACGCAGCCCCTGTACTGCAACATTATTTCTTCCAGCTTCATTGGTTGTgaacaaatctgtttttgttgtgaaCAAAACAGATTTTCTGCATCTTTCACCAGTTCCTGTGTTGCTTCCTTATGAGATTCGAGTTCATCTTTCTGATTCTTCAGTTGCTGCTCCTGTTCCTTCAGTGTATCAACCATGTTGTTATATCCTATGAGCTGCTGttcttctctttgtgttttcgtcttgttttctgttaacaaacagagagaggaaactgTTGAATTACAAGTGTTTGATTTATGCAGCTTTGCTTTTGCAGACAGTGGTGTTGATATTGAacaggacagacacacacagctgaaacatgacattgacattaaaacactaaaagtaCATCCTTTATCCATATAGAATacaaataattatatttcaaaccattttaaaaatggatttacATTGTATCACTTTTGTTGTATTAGTGCATCCACTGAAGAGATATGATATTATGTTAAGTTTAGAAAATTAGACAGGTctagaagaaataaataaacttgtgACTTACTGGTTTCATTTTGCCTCCATTTCCACACAACAAAGACAACTGCAAGAACACATGTGAAGCTAACAGCCCAACTGATGGCGATATGAGCAACAGAAATACACTGAGCAATGAAGAAATcacctgaaaaacaaacaaaataaaaataacattatgaaATTTATATCAAATTAAACCTCAGCTATGAAACAGTGTACATGATTTAGTAATCATTTCTACCTGGAACAATGATGTTTGTCTCTCTGGTCTGGTTGATGTTGGGCTGTCGGACTCTACAGGTGAAGTTGTTGCTGTGTCTCTTCTCCacagtcactctgctgctgacagtaTAGAGACCATCAGGACCTCTGACTGTCGCTGTAGGttcagcagagaggaggtttcCCTCACCGTCCAGCCAAAACACTTCAGGCTGTGGATACCAGCCTTTAGACTCACACTGCAACACCACTCCGCTGATAGATGTGTCAGTCCCCAATAAACTGAtggcaggagaggaggaagccCCTGATGATCAAA contains:
- the LOC134006306 gene encoding butyrophilin-like protein 10 — encoded protein: MILHLKEMLSKCGLTAFIVSVFHHAVVLLLLTDGCKGQSQVVGPSQPVIVRVGDDVLLPCNLKPVTDAVSMTLEWSRPDLNPRFVHVWHEGKDLHDEQHSSYKGRTSLSIERLKHGDISLKLSKVKLSDNGKYRCYLPHLKKDSFAELVVGASSSPAISLLGTDTSISGVVLQCESKGWYPQPEVFWLDGEGNLLSAEPTATVRGPDGLYTVSSRVTVEKRHSNNFTCRVRQPNINQTRETNIIVPGDFFIAQCISVAHIAISWAVSFTCVLAVVFVVWKWRQNETKNKTKTQREEQQLIGYNNMVDTLKEQEQQLKNQKDELESHKEATQELVLNTVVLF